Proteins from a genomic interval of Periophthalmus magnuspinnatus isolate fPerMag1 chromosome 11, fPerMag1.2.pri, whole genome shotgun sequence:
- the LOC117379077 gene encoding zona pellucida sperm-binding protein 4-like: MGLNRVDFVPVLTCALLLLGLVQGWMEITNPQDLRDILAGRYSIDKVELDVHPQLPTKFDVDEDDEDEEEEEYGEDLYDNGEDDEDLDFELYEAQIPAAPKLGSDKEDPTGFHFSCTTNAFEISLPKKEMDEVKVIGSKDLLSVQDAAMSCGYSLNREQGTLTVPFTGCFVKMEKTDYSLQLLLGEGSKVRTATCPGPKPVQSGPSPRSGPEVRCPFSTPDEVHPIDPLPAPSTKLIQNCAFPTVERVPCGPLRISKLQCNSMGCCWDQASSSCFYPMDECTNDHHFVFSIHHDTTSVRLNPSSLFIPGTNCKPVILTDTVAVFKFKFNECGTRAFTVGGTNIYLAEVQNAVETLNLKYGVISRSTKLSFLIECRYSTSDGTALASTGYMVITPISKVPPVISSGLYGVELKMAKDGTYSSFYPTSHQPLRLLLGKPVYLQLNLLSPTPKAVILVNYCIAYPRSATNALVLVHEGCANPYDPYTSVMRNRDFGKNERRFEVRAFQFMEQNTNKYLDEEIYFMCSTEVCFPFEKTCKEQCFDGVVGFNLIYAIISPTFLFIFFFCFHLHRCPE, from the exons ATGGGTCTGAACAGGGTTGATTTTGTGCCGGTCCTCACGTGTGCTCTACTGCTGTTGGGTTTGGTCCAAGGATGGATGGAGATCACCAACCCACAGGACCTGAGAGACATTTTAGCCGGACGGTACTCCATTGACAAAG ttgaGCTTGATGTCCACCCGCAACTTCCCACTAAATTTGATGTTGATgaggatgatgaagatgaggaagaggaggaatatGGCGAAGATCTTTATGACAATGGTGAAGACGATGAAGACTTGGACTTTGAACTTTATGAAGCTCAAATTCCTGCTGCCCCAAAATTAGGCTCTGACAAAGAGGACCCCACTGGATTCCACTTTTCCTGCACAACAAATGCATTTGAGATCTCCTTGCCTAAAAAGGAAATGGATGAAGTTAAAGTTATTg GCTCAAAAGACTTGTTGAGTGTTCAAGACGCAGCAATGTCTTGTGGTTACAGTTTGAACAGGGAACAGGGGACCTTGACTGTGCCTTTTACTGGGTGCTTTGTCAAAATGGAG AAAACAGACTATAGTCTACAGCTGCTTTTGGGTGAAGGGTCTAAAGTCCGAACTGCAACTTGTCCTGGACCCAAACCGGTTCAAAGTGGACCATCTCCTCGGTCTGGACCTGAAGTGCGCTGTCCATTCAGTACACCAGATGAAGTACATCCTATAGATCCGCTGCCAGCACCTTctacaaaactgatccaaa ACTGTGCCTTCCCAACTGTCGAGCGTGTGCCATGTGGTCCTTTAAGGATTAGTAAACTACAATGTAACTCCATGGGCTGCTGTTGGGATCAGGCGTCATCGTCCTGCTTTTACCCAATGGATG AGTGCACAAACGACCACCACTTTGTGTTTTCCATCCACCACGACACTACCTCAGTCCGCCTAAACCCCTCCAGCCTGTTCATCCCTGGCACAAACTGTAAACCGGTCATCCTCACGGACACAGTTGCTGTCTTCAAGTTCAAATTCAACGAATGTGGCACACGAGCTTTT ACAGTTGGTGGGACCAATATTTATCTTGCTGAAGTGCAAAATGCTGTTGAGACTCTAAACCTAAAATATGGTGTGATTTCAAGAAGTACTAAATTGAG tttctTGATTGAGTGCCGCTACAGCACCTCTGATGGAACAGCTTTGGCCAGCACTGGATACATGGTGATAACTCCCATCTCCAAAGTGCCCCCTGTTATTTCCTCTGGACTCTATGGGGTTGAACTCAAAATGGCAAAAG ATGGGACTTACTCCTCTTTTTACCCCACATCCCATCAGCCACTGCGTCTCCTACTTGGTAAGCCAGTCTATCTCCAACTGAACTTACTGTCGCCAACTCCAAAAGCTGTCATTCTCGTCAACTATTGTATCGCATATCCCCGGTCTGCAACCAATGCTTTAGTGCTTGTTCATGAAGG CTGTGCCAATCCTTATGATCCATACACTTCTGTCATGCGAAACAGAGACTTTGGAAAGAATGAAAGGCGGTTTGAGGTCAGAGCTTTTCAATtcatggaacaaaacacaaacaagtaTCTAGATGAAGAG atctACTTCATGTGCTCTACAGAAGTTTGCTTTCcatttgaaaaaacatgcaaggAACAATGTTTTGATGGAGTGGTGGGTTTCAACTTGATATATGCAATCATTTCACCtacgtttttatttatatttttcttctgtttccacCTCCACAGGTGCCCTGAATAG
- the LOC117378595 gene encoding transcription termination factor 1, mitochondrial, whose protein sequence is MAAGLRALLNRASFGFTAVQRTSLCLSRQLCNATPTTTNDPKPIPNPENESLLENLNLMGVDVKMARRRQPGVLRKIFTNEQGVAKFLKSKGASRKEIASVITRYPRAITRSIDHLEKRWSLWRNIFKSDEEIVSILDRSPESFFRSSDNENLEKNISFLSSLGLNSKDLHRLLTTAPRTFSNSVELNKQMVECLQDVCAELGGDSPEQFAKTVISKNLYILIRSTKRVKNNIDSLKTSLQLKDHELLALLQGPGAEILDLSNEYLKKNFTNLQQKMLSLGCKKSDIKKLIIQHPMVLYTGLDTLNYKLDCLVKEGITIKQIVEKPKVLEYSTQNIMGKIKELKSVGYDFQKNGINILDTSRKRFDAKMEKLSALPPEE, encoded by the coding sequence ATGGCAGCAGGACTCAGAGCTCTTCTTAATCGAGCATCTTTTGGCTTCACTGCTGTACAAAGAACATCACTGTGTTTATCAAGACAGCTCTGCAATGCCACACCTACAACAACCAATGATCCAAAACCAATCCCCAACCCAGAAAATGAATCTCTACTGGAAAATCTTAACCTTATGGGTGTTGATGTTAAAATGGCCCGCAGACGCCAGCCCGGAGTGCTCCGTAAAATCTTCACCAATGAACAAGGTGTGGCAAAGTTTCTTAAAAGCAAAGGTGCGAGCCGTAAAGAGATTGCAAGTGTCATAACGCGCTACCCACGAGCTATAACACGTTCTATTGATCACCTTGAAAAAAGATGGTCGTTATGGAGGAATATTTTCAAATCTGATGAGGAAATTGTTAGCATCCTGGATAGATCTCCTGAATCATTTTTTAGATCAAGCGACAATGAAAATTTGGAGAAAAACATATCTTTTCTGTCTTCTCTGGGACTCAACTCTAAAGACCTGCACAGACTATTGACCACAGCACCACGGACATTTTCTAATAGCGTTGAACTGAACAAACAAATGGTTGAGTGTTTACAGGATGTCTGTGCTGAACTCGGAGGAGACAGCCCAGAACAATTTGCCAAAACTGTAATCTCGAAAAATCTCTATATTTTAATCCGAAGTACTAAAAGAgtcaaaaataatattgataGCTTGAAAACATCTCTTCAACTGAAAGATCATGAACTATTAGCTTTGCTTCAAGGTCCAGGGGCAGAGATTCTAGATCTTTCCAATGAATATTTGAAGAAAAATTTCACTAACCTTCAACAGAAAATGCTTTCACTTGGGTGCAAAAAGTCAGACATTAAGAAACTGATCATACAGCATCCCATGGTTTTGTACACTGGACTCGACACTCTGAACTACAAACTGGACTGTCTTGTCAAAGAAGGAATAACTATTAAACAGATAGTGGAAAAGCCCAAGGTATTAGAGTACAGCACCCAGAACATTATGGGGAAGATAAAGGAGCTAAAAAGTGTTGGATATGACTTTCAGAAAAATGGCATCAACATTTTAGACACAAGTCGAAAAAGATTTGATGCGAAGATGGAGAAACTGTCTGCCCTACCACCAGAGGAGTAA
- the dus3l gene encoding tRNA-dihydrouridine(47) synthase [NAD(P)(+)]-like, which produces MEEKTGEESAATNTTNAAVKGEAYIKPQFLTTKAAFHEFVDSNWKSNGAKGGNEDSNEDTEATTVEEPEAKKPKLDTDDNKSEKPDKKQWRGQNKSRPHTKPTTYDEKRLCLSVLKDDKQCHYGEKCHFYHDVAEYMKTKPADIGDKCYLYDTFGKCPYTLSCRFAMAHTTADFKTMEKTDLVKEFEGRNVVKNSLSKDLQISLRKRSVKFPKSDEYLKALAKQKEKREQQENGAKNASPDPVEEVQQAPTEMESQVNTDIIRLRPCEKKQVDFKDKLYLAPLTTCGNLPFRRICKRFGADITCGEMAMCTNLLQGQQSEWALLKRHECEDVFGVQLEGCFPDTMTRCAELINNNIEVDFVDINSGCPIDLVYKKGGGCGLMTRTRKFEQIIRGMNYALDVPLTVKIRTGVQEKCNIAHKLIPEFKQWGVSMITLHGRSREQRYTKLADWDYISSCAELASPIPLFGNGDILSYEDAMKARETGVSGIMIARGALIKPWIFTEIKESRHWDISSSERLDILRDFSNYGLEHWGSDTRGVEKTRTFMLEWLSFMCRYIPVGLLERVPQKINERPPYYMGRDYLESLMASQNVGDWVRISEMLLGPVPKNFKFLPKHKANAYK; this is translated from the exons atggaggaaaaaactGGAGAGGAATCTGctgcaacaaatacaacaaatgcTGCTGTGAAGGGTGAAGCCTACATCAAACCACA ATTTTTAACCACTAAAGCTGCATTTCATGAGTTTGTTGATTCAAACTGGAAATCAAATGGCGCAAAAGGTGGCAATGAAGATTCAAATGAAGATACAGAGGCAACAACTGTGGAGGAGCCTGAAGCCAAGAAGCCCAAGTTGGATACAGATGATAATAAAAGTGAGAAACCAGATAAAAAACAGTGGCGTGGACAGAACAAGTCAAGACCTCACACTAAGCCTACCACGTATGATGAAAaacgtctctgtctctctgtccttaAG GATGACAAACAATGCCACTATGGAGAAAAATGTCATTTCTACCATGATGTTGCAGAGTACATGAAGACCAAACCTGCTGATATTGGGGACAAGTGTTATCTCTATGACACCTTTGGAAAGTGCCCTTATACCCTATCTTGCCGCTTTGCCATGGCACACACCACAGCAGACTTTAAAACAATGGAAAAGACAGATCTAGTGAAAGAGTTTGAGGGAAGAAACGTTGTGAAGAATAGTTTGAGCAAAGATCTCCAAATTAGTCTCAGGAAGCGCTCAGTGAAATTCCCTAAATCAGATGAGTATCTTAAAGCCCTGGCCAAACAAAAGGAGAAGAGGGAACAACAAGAAAATG GAGCAAAAAATGCATCTCCAGATCCAGTTGAAGAGGTTCAGCAAGCACCCACAGAGATGGAAtctcaagtaaatacagacaTTATCAGACTAAGACCATGTGAAAAGAAGCAG gTCGACTTCAAGGACAAACTCTACCTGGCACCTCTAACAACT TGTGGAAATTTGCCTTTCAGGCGCATTTGTAAGCGTTTTGGAGCTGACATCACGTGTGGAGAGATGGCCATGTGCACAAACCTGCTGCAGGGACAGCAGTCTGAGTGGGCTCTGCTAAAGAGGCATGAATGTGAAGATGTTTTTGGAGTTCAG TTGGAGGGTTGTTTCCCAGACACAATGACAAGATGCGCAGAGCTCATCAACAACAACATAGAGGTCGATTTTGTGGATATAAACTCTGGATGCCCCATTGATCTTGTTTACAAGAAG GGTGGCGGCTGTGGTCTGATGACACGAACCAGGAAATTTGAACAGATAATCAGGGGAATGAACTat GCCCTAGATGTCCCTCTAACAGTAAAGATAAGAACTGGTGTTCAAGAGAAATGCAACattgctcataaactcatcccAGAATTCAAGCAATGGGGCGTCTCTATGATCACA CTACATGGTCGATCCAGAGAACAGCGCTACACAAAGTTGGCCGACTGGGACTACATCAGCAGCTGCGCGGAGCTAGCAAGCCCTATACCTCTTTTTG GTAATGGAGACATACTTTCCTATGAAGATGCCATGAAAGCAAGAGAGACAGGAGTTTCCGGAATCATGATAGCAAG GGGAGCTCTAATTAAACCGTGGATCTTCACTGAGATCAAGGAGAGCAGGCATTGGGATATTTCATCCAGTGAGCGTTTGGACATCCTCAGGGACTTCTCGAACTACGGCCTGGAGCACTGGGGCTCAGACACCCGCGGAGTGGAGAAGACGCGCACCTTCATGTTAGAATGGCTCTCCTTTATGTGCAG ATATATTCCTGTTGGTCTATTGGAGCGAGTCCCTCAGAAAATCAATGAGCGACCTCCGTATTACATGGGACGGGACTATCTTGAGTCACTGATGGCAAGTCAAAACGTTGGAGACTGGGTTAGGATCAG tgAAATGCTGCTTGGACCCGTTCCCAAAAATTTCAAGTTCCTTCCTAAACACAAAGCCAATGCCTACAAGTAA